The Pseudomonas fluorescens genome segment GATCAGGCCCTGCGTGAACTGGCCAAGGTCATTACCGCGAATGTGCGACGCCCGACGGATCTGGTGGCGCGCTACGGCGGTGAAGAGTTCTCGGTGATCCTGGCAGAGACCGATAGCGCAGGCGCGCGACAGATTGCCGAGCATGTGCGGGCTGGCGTTGAGCAATTACCGCGTATGGAGGGCGATGAAATGCCGATGACAGTGAGCATCGGTATCAGCACCTGGACGGTAGCGAGTGAAATCAGTCTGGAACAACTGTTGTTCGCGGCGGACCGGGCGCTGTATCAGGCCAAGGAAGGAGGCCGGAACCGGGTGGTGCTGGCGTCCTGAACACAGGCATAAAAAAAGGCCACCCAAAGGTGGCCTTCAAAAAACTAGAGAGGTTTTTTACTTACACTGCCGCAACCGGGCGCATGTAAGAGATCGGTGCAGTGCTGGCGTCTTCGAACGTCACGACTTCCCAGGCGTCTTTCTGCTCAATCAGTTTGCGCAGAAGCTGGTTGTTCAGTGCGTGGCCGGACTTGAAGCCCTTGAACTCACCAATCAGGCTGTTGCCCAGCAGGTACAGATCGCCAATTGCATCGAGGATCTTGTGCTTCACGAATTCGTCTTCGTAGCGAAGGCCGTCTTCGTTCAGCACGCCATCGGCATCGACCACGATTGCGTTTTCAACGCTGCCGCCGAGTGCGAGGTTGTGCTTGCGCAGGTACTCGATGTCACTCATGAAACCGAAAGTACGGGCGCGGCTGACTTCTTTTACGAACGAAGTGCTGGAAAAATCCACGCTTGCACTTTGGGTGCGGTTCCGGAATACCGGGTGATCGAAATCGATCTCGAAGCTCACCTTGAATCCGTCGAAAGGGACGAAAGTGGCGCGCTTGTCGCCGTCTTCCACTGTCACTTCACGCAGGATGCGGATGAATTTCTTGGCGGCGTCCTGTTCTTCCAGGCCTGCCGATTGAATCAGGAATACGAAAGGTCCTGCGCTACCGTCCATGATCGGGACTTCGGACGCGGAGAGCTCGACGTAGGCGTTATCGATGCCCAGGCCAGCCATGGCCGAGAGCAAGTGCTCTACCGTGTCCACTTTGACGTCGCCATTGATCAGCGTCGTCGACATAGTGGTTTCACCGACGTTTTCCGCGCGGGCAGGAATCTGCACCACAGGGTCGAGGTCAGCGCGACAAAACACAATGCCAGTGTCGACAGGCGCAGGCTTGAGGGTCAGGTAGACCTTCTCCCCGGAGTGCAGGCCTACACCTGTGGCACGGATAATATTTTTCAGTGTGCGTTGTTTAATCATGGCTTGGGCCGCTTCAGCGCAAATTGCGAACTGGTATCAACAAAGGCTGGCGATAATAGCAGACCGAGCCTTTGCTGAACACCAATCACCTTCATAGCCCTGATACATTCCATCAATCAGCCTGACGACGCAGGAAAGCCGGGATGTCCAGGTAGTCCAGGTCATCTTGCGGATTCATCTTCGCGGCAGTCGCAGCACCGGCCTGAGCCTGGTTGCGCATGACGGTCGGACGGTCCAGATCACGGTAGTTCACAGCAGGTTGTTCCTGACGCGCAGGGGCCTGTTGTTGCACCGGAGCGGAAGCCATGGTGGTGTGAACGGTGTTGTCGATGACCTTCACAGGCTTCTCGATTTTCGCGCCCAGACCCGTGGCAACCACAGTCACGTGCAGCTCGTCACGCATGTCCGGATCGATAACGGTACCGACCTTGACCATCGCGTGCTCGGAAGCGAAGGCTTCGATGATCGAACCCACGTCGGAGTACTCACCCAGGGACAGGTCAGGACCGGCAGTGATGTTCACCAGGATGCCGCGTGCGCCTTGCAGGTTCACGTCTTCCAGCAGCGGGTTGCGGATGGCCGCTTCGGTGGCTTCACGTGCACGGTTCGGACCGCTGGCGCAGCCAGTGCCCATCATCGCCATGCCCATTTCGCTCATCACGGTGCGTACGTCGGCGAAGTCGACGTTGATCATGCCCGGACGCTTGATGATGTCGGAGATACCGCGAACGGCACCGGCCAGTACATCGTCAGCCTTGGCGAAAGCCGACAGCAGGCTGGCGTCTTTGCCGAGGATGGTCAGCAGTTTTTCGTTCGGAATAGTGATCAGCGAGTCGACGCTTTCCGAAAGCATGCGGATGCCTTCGTCGGCAATCTGCATACGCTTGCGGCCTTCGAACGGGAACGGACGGGTCACGACCGCAACGGTCAGGATGCCCATTTCCTTGGCCACTTCGGCGATGATCGGCGCCGCACCGGTACCGGTACCGCCGCCCATGCCGGTGGTGATGAACACCATGTTGGTGCCCGCCAGCACTTCAGCGATGCGCTCGCGATCTTCCAGCGCAGCCTGACGGCCGACTTCCGGGTTGGCGCCGGCACCCAGGCCTTTGGTTACGCCGGTGCCCAGTTGCAGAATGGTGCGCGCGCCGATGTTTTTCAGCGCTTGAGCATCGGTGTTGGCGCAGATGAACTCGACGCCTTCGATGTTGCTCTTGACCATGTGGTTGACAGCGTTGCCGCCGCCACCGCCAACACCGATAACTTTGATTACCGGGCTTGCGGGGATGTTGTCTACGAGTTCGAACATTTTCCCTCTCCTTACATTCTCTAGTTTTTTCGCCTACTGCTGTTTGTTGCGGTGCTGCGGTAAAGCTTTAGAAGTTGCCTTGAACCCACTTCTTCAAACGGTCCAGCAACGGCGCCTGCGGCTCCTCGTTGCTGTAGCTGTCGCGGCTGCCGATGCCCGAGAACGAGATCCCGTCGGACTGCTTCTGCAGGCCGTACATCAACAAGCCAACGCCAGTGGAATAAATCGGGTTGCGCACCACGTCATCCAGGCCCTTCACGCCGTGCGGTACACCGAGGCGTACCGGCATGTGGAAGATTTCCTCGGCCAGTTCGGTGGCGCCTTCCATTTTCGAGGTACCGCCGGTCAGCACGATGCCGGCCGGGATCAGGTCTTCATAACCGCTGCGACGCAGCTCGGCCTGGATCAGGGTGAACAGCTCGTCGTAACGCGGCTCGACCACTTCAGCCAGGGCCTGACGGGACAGTTCGCGCGGCGGACGGTCGCCGACGCTTGGCACCTTGATGGTTTCGCCGGCACCGGCCAGTTTGGCCAGAGCGCAGGCGTAACGGATCTTGATCTCTTCGGCGTACTGGGTCGGGGTGCGCAACGCCATGGCGATGTCATTGGTCACCTGATCGCCGGCAATCGGGATCACGGCCGTGTGGCGGATTGCGCCTTCGGTGAAGATCGCGATGTCGGTGGTGCCGCCGCCGATGTCGACCAGGCACACGCCCAGTTCTTTTTCATCGTCGGTCAGGACCGAGTAGGCCGAAGCCAGTTGCTCGAGAATGATGTCGTCGATTTCCAGACCGCAGCGACGCACGCATTTTTCAATGTTCTGCGCAGCGTTGACGGCACAGGTCACCACGTGAACCTTGGCTTCCAGACGCACGCCGGACATGCCCAGCGGCTCGCGCACGCCTTCCTGGTTATCGATCACGTAGTCCTGCGGCAAGGTATGCAGCACACGCTGGTCCGCCGGGATCGCCACTGCCTGGGCAGCGTCGAGTACGCGCTCCAGGTCAGCGGAGCTGACTTCGCGGTCGCGGATCGCCACGATGCCGTGGGAGTTCAGGCTGCGGATGTGATTGCCCGCCACGCCGACGAACGCCGAGTGAATGCGGCAACCCGCCATCAGTTGGGCTTCCTCGATCGCGCGCTGGATCGATTGCACGGTGGACTCGATGTTCACCACCACGCCTTTCTTCAGGCCGCGGGACGGATGAGTGCCGATCCCGACGATTTCCAGCGAGCCGTCGTCCGCAACCTCGCCGACCAGCGCCACCACCTTGGAGGTGCCGATATCGAGACCGACGATCATTTTGCCGCTTTGCACGTTTGCCATGGGTCCTGCCTCTTCTTAATTCTTTGCGACAGCGGGTTGGGCTGTCGTCGGCGCTACTGGTTCCCGCCAGCCAACAGCGAGGCCGTTGGCATAGCGCAGATCGATGCGCGCAATGTTCGTAATCTGGTCTTTAAGCGTCTTGTCGTAGATGGCAATGAAGCGGCGCATCTTTTCCACCAGGTTGCCGCGTCCCAGCAGCAACTCGATGCCGGGGCCGGAACTGCCGGCACCGGTGGTCAGGAACCAGCTGCCACGCTCGCGCAGTTCCAGGCGCGCGATCGAGAAGCCCAACGGCCTGAGCATCTGACTCAGCACCTGGTATTGCTGCATCACTTGCTGCTGGGCCCGCTGCGGGCCGAACAGCTGTGGCAGGTGTTCGTAATTCGCCAGTTCCTTGGGCGTGAACGCCTGGCCCTGGTTGTTGAGCAGCGACTCGTCACCCCAACGGGCCACGGGCAGTTGCTCTTCGAGGCGGATCACCACCTGATCCGGCCACACCCGACGGACTTCGGCGTGAGCGATCCAGGGCATCTGTTCCAGCTCCGAGCGCATGCTGGCCAGGTCGATGGTGAAGAAGCTCGACGCCACGTAGGGGGCGATTCGCTGCTGCACCGCCTGCTGGCTGATGTAGCTCAGATCACCCTGCACGGCGATTTTGGTGATCGGCCGGTCGGCATACGGCAGCAAACGCTGCGCGCCTTCGTAAGTGCCGAAACCGAGCGCCACCAGCAGCACCGGCCAGAACAGGCCTTTGAGGAACCCGAAATTGGCTTTCGGCAGGCGCGCGGACATCGGCTCTTTGGCCACCATTCGGCTGGCACCCCGCGGCACCGGCTTGCGGCCGGGAGCGGGTGGCTGATGTCTGAGCTGTGCGCCTTGCATGGTCTTAACCTCGCGCCTCTTTATGGCCATCGGCATCGACACTGGCGGCCAGAATGGCCAGAACCAGCTGCTGGAAATCCAGACCGGCCGCTTTCGCCGCCATCGGTACCAGGCTGTGATCGGTCATGCCGGGAGCCGTGTTGACTTCCAGGAACCAGAATTTTCCGTCGGCGTCCTGCATCACGTCCGCCCTGCCCCAACCGGCGATACCCAGCGCCTCGCAGGCTTGCGCCGTGAGGTCCATGAGTTCTTTTTCCTTGTCGGCATCGAGCCCGCACGGAA includes the following:
- the ftsZ gene encoding cell division protein FtsZ is translated as MFELVDNIPASPVIKVIGVGGGGGNAVNHMVKSNIEGVEFICANTDAQALKNIGARTILQLGTGVTKGLGAGANPEVGRQAALEDRERIAEVLAGTNMVFITTGMGGGTGTGAAPIIAEVAKEMGILTVAVVTRPFPFEGRKRMQIADEGIRMLSESVDSLITIPNEKLLTILGKDASLLSAFAKADDVLAGAVRGISDIIKRPGMINVDFADVRTVMSEMGMAMMGTGCASGPNRAREATEAAIRNPLLEDVNLQGARGILVNITAGPDLSLGEYSDVGSIIEAFASEHAMVKVGTVIDPDMRDELHVTVVATGLGAKIEKPVKVIDNTVHTTMASAPVQQQAPARQEQPAVNYRDLDRPTVMRNQAQAGAATAAKMNPQDDLDYLDIPAFLRRQAD
- a CDS encoding cell division protein FtsQ/DivIB; the encoded protein is MQGAQLRHQPPAPGRKPVPRGASRMVAKEPMSARLPKANFGFLKGLFWPVLLVALGFGTYEGAQRLLPYADRPITKIAVQGDLSYISQQAVQQRIAPYVASSFFTIDLASMRSELEQMPWIAHAEVRRVWPDQVVIRLEEQLPVARWGDESLLNNQGQAFTPKELANYEHLPQLFGPQRAQQQVMQQYQVLSQMLRPLGFSIARLELRERGSWFLTTGAGSSGPGIELLLGRGNLVEKMRRFIAIYDKTLKDQITNIARIDLRYANGLAVGWREPVAPTTAQPAVAKN
- the lpxC gene encoding UDP-3-O-acyl-N-acetylglucosamine deacetylase gives rise to the protein MIKQRTLKNIIRATGVGLHSGEKVYLTLKPAPVDTGIVFCRADLDPVVQIPARAENVGETTMSTTLINGDVKVDTVEHLLSAMAGLGIDNAYVELSASEVPIMDGSAGPFVFLIQSAGLEEQDAAKKFIRILREVTVEDGDKRATFVPFDGFKVSFEIDFDHPVFRNRTQSASVDFSSTSFVKEVSRARTFGFMSDIEYLRKHNLALGGSVENAIVVDADGVLNEDGLRYEDEFVKHKILDAIGDLYLLGNSLIGEFKGFKSGHALNNQLLRKLIEQKDAWEVVTFEDASTAPISYMRPVAAV
- the ftsA gene encoding cell division protein FtsA, producing MANVQSGKMIVGLDIGTSKVVALVGEVADDGSLEIVGIGTHPSRGLKKGVVVNIESTVQSIQRAIEEAQLMAGCRIHSAFVGVAGNHIRSLNSHGIVAIRDREVSSADLERVLDAAQAVAIPADQRVLHTLPQDYVIDNQEGVREPLGMSGVRLEAKVHVVTCAVNAAQNIEKCVRRCGLEIDDIILEQLASAYSVLTDDEKELGVCLVDIGGGTTDIAIFTEGAIRHTAVIPIAGDQVTNDIAMALRTPTQYAEEIKIRYACALAKLAGAGETIKVPSVGDRPPRELSRQALAEVVEPRYDELFTLIQAELRRSGYEDLIPAGIVLTGGTSKMEGATELAEEIFHMPVRLGVPHGVKGLDDVVRNPIYSTGVGLLMYGLQKQSDGISFSGIGSRDSYSNEEPQAPLLDRLKKWVQGNF